A DNA window from Rhodomicrobium lacus contains the following coding sequences:
- a CDS encoding methanol/ethanol family PQQ-dependent dehydrogenase has translation MKLPRFKSAVAVAGLLAALAGSGSALAGPVTWDDIANDDKTSGDVLSYGLGLKAQRFSPLDKITTDNVGALIPAWSFSFGGEKQRGQEGQALVHDGVIYITASYSRIFAVDAKTGKRLWEYNYRLPDDIRPCCDVVNRGPAIYGDKVFFGTLDAGIVALNKDTGKLVWKKKFGDHTVGYTMTGAPFIVKDQKTGKVLLIHGSSGDEFGVVGWLFARDPDTGEEVWARPMVEGHVGRLGGKESTPTGDPKAPSWPRDKDGNLVEAWNHGGGAPWQTASFDVDTNTIVIGAGNPAPWNTWKRTKEGDDPKNWDSLFTSGQAYVDASTGELKGFFQHTPNDAWDFSGNNSIILFDYQDANGKTVKASAHADRNGFFFITDREKLATGAGYPNKPTALIGAWPFVDGITWASGFDLKTGRPIEKDNRPPLPKGDAQKGESIYVSPPFLGGTNWMPMSYSPKTGLFYIPANHWAMDYWTEHLTYKAGAAYLGQGFRIKRIYDDHVGILRAIDPKTGKVAWEHKEKFPLWAGTLTTGGGLLFTGTSDGYVKAFDAKNGKELWKFQTGSGVVSIPITWEMDGEQYLGIQSGYGGAVPLWGGDMAELTKQVTQGGSMWVFKLANFGKQASK, from the coding sequence ATGAAATTGCCTCGTTTTAAGTCCGCGGTGGCGGTTGCGGGCTTGCTCGCCGCCCTCGCCGGGAGCGGATCCGCCTTGGCCGGTCCGGTGACATGGGATGACATCGCCAACGACGACAAGACGTCCGGCGATGTCCTGAGCTACGGTCTCGGCCTCAAGGCGCAGCGCTTCAGCCCTCTCGACAAGATCACCACGGATAACGTCGGCGCCCTTATCCCGGCGTGGAGCTTTTCATTCGGTGGAGAGAAGCAGCGCGGTCAGGAAGGTCAGGCGCTTGTCCATGACGGGGTCATTTATATAACCGCCTCCTACTCGCGGATCTTTGCCGTCGACGCGAAGACCGGCAAGAGGCTCTGGGAATACAACTACCGGCTGCCCGATGATATCCGCCCGTGCTGCGATGTCGTCAATCGCGGTCCGGCTATCTACGGCGACAAGGTTTTCTTCGGCACCCTCGATGCCGGCATCGTGGCGCTCAACAAGGACACCGGCAAGCTCGTCTGGAAGAAGAAATTCGGCGATCATACGGTCGGCTACACCATGACCGGCGCTCCCTTCATCGTGAAGGACCAGAAGACCGGCAAGGTGTTGCTCATCCATGGATCTTCGGGTGACGAATTCGGCGTCGTCGGCTGGCTGTTCGCACGCGATCCCGATACGGGCGAGGAAGTGTGGGCGCGCCCGATGGTCGAGGGACATGTGGGACGTCTCGGCGGCAAGGAATCGACCCCGACCGGCGATCCGAAAGCGCCTTCCTGGCCGCGCGACAAGGACGGCAACCTCGTGGAAGCCTGGAATCACGGCGGCGGCGCTCCGTGGCAGACGGCAAGTTTCGATGTCGACACTAACACCATCGTGATCGGCGCGGGCAACCCGGCTCCGTGGAACACATGGAAGCGCACCAAGGAAGGCGACGATCCGAAGAACTGGGACAGTCTGTTCACCTCCGGCCAAGCCTATGTCGACGCCTCGACCGGTGAACTCAAGGGCTTCTTCCAGCACACGCCGAACGACGCCTGGGACTTCTCCGGAAACAACTCGATCATCCTGTTCGACTACCAGGACGCGAACGGCAAAACGGTGAAGGCCTCGGCTCACGCCGACCGCAACGGCTTCTTCTTCATCACGGATCGCGAGAAACTGGCAACCGGTGCGGGCTACCCGAACAAGCCGACGGCACTGATTGGCGCATGGCCGTTCGTCGACGGCATCACCTGGGCTTCCGGCTTCGATCTCAAGACGGGCCGCCCGATTGAAAAAGACAACCGCCCACCGCTGCCGAAGGGTGACGCGCAAAAGGGCGAAAGCATCTACGTCTCTCCGCCATTCCTCGGCGGCACGAACTGGATGCCGATGTCCTACAGCCCAAAAACCGGTCTGTTCTACATTCCGGCGAACCACTGGGCCATGGACTACTGGACGGAGCATCTGACGTATAAGGCAGGTGCCGCCTATCTCGGCCAGGGCTTCCGCATCAAGCGCATCTACGACGACCATGTGGGCATCTTGCGCGCCATCGATCCGAAGACGGGCAAGGTCGCCTGGGAGCACAAGGAGAAATTCCCGCTCTGGGCGGGGACGCTGACGACTGGCGGCGGGCTTCTGTTCACCGGAACGTCCGATGGCTACGTCAAGGCGTTCGACGCAAAGAACGGCAAGGAACTCTGGAAGTTCCAGACGGGCTCCGGCGTCGTTTCGATCCCGATCACCTGGGAGATGGACGGCGAGCAGTATCTCGGCATCCAGTCGGGCTACGGCGGCGCGGTTCCGCTCTGGGGCGGCGATATGGCCGAACTGACAAAGCAGGTCACGCAGGGCGGCTCCATGTGGGTGTTCAAGCTTGCCAATTTCGGAAAGCAGGCGAGCAAGTAG
- a CDS encoding pentapeptide repeat-containing protein codes for MTFRFPNRKLRCSLACIALGTLLAAVSAGSVHAEDSEEDALVKNGCGMWPHAQCQGADLRHADLSGKNLAGADFTGAKLARADLRGANIAGATFDNADLTAARMSKVTAPTATFRNARLVGADLEFARLFRADFSGADLTAANLEAARANFAWFAGAKLVDANLQETKFFTVNFKDADLTGSFRRFTIFPESFFEGCKGCPEEEWK; via the coding sequence ATGACCTTTCGATTTCCGAACAGAAAACTGCGCTGTTCCTTGGCCTGCATCGCTCTGGGAACACTGCTTGCCGCAGTGTCGGCCGGATCGGTGCATGCCGAGGATTCCGAGGAAGACGCCCTTGTCAAGAACGGCTGCGGAATGTGGCCTCATGCCCAATGCCAGGGGGCGGATCTGCGGCACGCCGACCTTTCGGGGAAAAACCTCGCCGGTGCCGACTTTACCGGAGCGAAGCTCGCGCGGGCGGATCTGCGCGGAGCCAACATCGCAGGCGCAACATTCGACAATGCCGACCTGACGGCAGCGCGCATGAGCAAGGTCACCGCGCCCACTGCGACGTTTCGCAATGCGCGGCTCGTCGGCGCGGATCTGGAATTCGCCCGCCTCTTTCGCGCCGATTTTTCCGGGGCCGATCTCACTGCTGCCAATCTGGAAGCTGCCCGAGCCAACTTCGCCTGGTTCGCCGGTGCCAAGCTGGTCGATGCCAATTTGCAGGAAACAAAGTTCTTCACCGTGAACTTCAAGGACGCGGATTTGACCGGGTCATTTCGGCGCTTCACCATTTTTCCCGAGTCCTTTTTCGAGGGCTGCAAGGGTTGCCCAGAGGAGGAATGGAAATGA
- a CDS encoding c-type cytochrome, whose amino-acid sequence MRRLFFGGFLLLTALSPVNAEEVANRPDVDASSLAPLGTEWRRVNPYRGNAAAIEIGGQAFAQTCARCHGPEANATGHPAPDLRRTDVACRRIKTPEIKAKCIADNDIFFSKSVRKGKTIVGVVHMPAWEPVLGQELIWAIRSYIETRPLTRLEPNPSDAMAAH is encoded by the coding sequence ATGAGGCGATTGTTTTTCGGCGGCTTCTTGCTCCTGACGGCACTATCGCCAGTCAACGCCGAGGAGGTGGCCAACCGGCCTGACGTGGACGCTTCATCGCTCGCACCGCTCGGCACCGAGTGGCGGCGCGTGAACCCCTACCGGGGCAACGCCGCCGCGATCGAGATCGGCGGACAGGCATTCGCCCAGACTTGCGCCCGCTGCCACGGGCCGGAGGCCAACGCGACGGGGCATCCAGCACCCGACCTGCGCCGAACCGATGTCGCCTGCAGGCGCATCAAGACCCCCGAAATCAAGGCGAAGTGCATCGCCGACAACGACATCTTCTTCAGCAAAAGCGTTCGCAAGGGGAAAACCATCGTCGGCGTCGTTCATATGCCCGCCTGGGAGCCCGTGCTGGGGCAGGAACTGATCTGGGCCATTCGGTCTTATATCGAGACGCGCCCGCTAACGCGCCTTGAGCCGAACCCGTCCGACGCGATGGCGGCGCACTGA